In Blastococcus saxobsidens DD2, the genomic stretch CGCGCTCTCGGCTGGGCGCAACGTCGTCCTCGAGGGCCCGCCGGGCACGGGAAAGACGACCCTGCTGCGTTCGCTGGCCGACGGTGCCGGCGTCCCGCTGGTGTTGGTGGAGGGCAACGCCGAGCTGACGCCCACCCGGCTGGTCGGCCACCATGACGCCTCCCGGGTGCTCACCGAGGACTACCGACCCGAGAACTTCGTACCCGGACCGCTGACCCGTGCCATGGCCGAGGGCGCGCTGCTGTACGTCGAGGAGTTCAACCGGGTCCCCGAGGAGACGATGAACGTCCTGCTCGGCGTGCTGTCCGAGCGCGAGATGCACGTCCCCCGGTTCGGCCGGGTGACCGCCCGACCGACCTTCCGGTTGGTCGCGGCAATGAACCCGTTCGACGCGGTCGGCACCGCTCGGGTGACGCCCGCGCTCTACGACAGGTCGTGCCGGGTGGCCATGGGTTACCAGGACGAGAACGCCGAGCTCGCCGTCGTCACCTCGGTCACCGACGGGCCGCCCGAGCTCGTCGCGAGAGCTGTGCGCGCCGTCCGGATCACCCGCGACCACCCGGAGCTGCGCATCGGCGCCTCCGTGCGCGGCGCGATCGACACCGTGCTGATCGCCGTCGAGCTGGCGGCGGTCCGGGACGCGGGCTCCGTCGAGGAGGACACCGGCCTGGACGCGGCGCTGGCCGCCATGACCGGCAAGGTCACGCTCGGCGACGGCGCGTCCCGGGCGGTCGAGGGCGTCATCACCGACATCTGGCGGCAGGCGGGTGAGGAGCTGGGAAAAGCCTGACGCCCGAGGCCACCGATCCGGGGCCCGGGCCGCCGGGGCCCGGGACCGAGCCGCCGGGTGGGTCGCGGCCGAAGGTGGTCAGCGATCCCGCCGCGGTCGAGCAGCTGCTGCGCAGCCAGGTCGCTCACCGCGCCAGCCGCGACCAGCTCTCCCGCAGCAACCCCGACTTCGACGCCATCTCGCCGCAGGCGGGGCAGCTGGATGCCGCGGCGGTGGCCGAGCTGGCCGCCCGCGACCCGGATGCAGCGGCGCGCGTCCTGGCGGCAGCCGCTCGCGCCTTCGACCCGGCACTGCGTTCCGCGGCGCGCGCCCTGGCGGCGCGGCTGCCCGTCGGGCGCCCGAGGAGCGGCACCGCGGACCGACCGGGCACCAGCCGACTGGTGACCCGCCGGGAGCCCACCGGGTCCGATGTCGACCTGGACGCATCGCTCGCCGCGCGCGGCGCCGAGCCGCACTGGCGGGCCGAGCACCTGCACACCCGCGGCTGGCGGTCCACCGGGCGGGCCGTCGTTCTGCTGGTCGACGCCTCCGGCTCGGTCGCCGGCGACCAGCTGGCCACGGCGATCCTGACCGCCTCGGCGCTGGCGCAGGCGATGCGACCCGGTGACGAGCTGGGCGTGGTCGCGTTCTGGTCCAGCGCCGTCGTGCTGCGTCCGCTGTCGGCCGCCCCCCGGGTGGATCTCGTCGTGGACCGTCTCAGCGACCTGCGTGGCGGGGGCACGACCGACCTGGAGCTGGCACTGCGGACCGCCGCGGTCCAACTGGCCCGCTCCCGCGCCGCCGACCGGCAGGTGCTCCTGCTCTCCGACGGCCTCCCCACCGAGAGCCCCGACCCGGTCGACGCCGCGCGGGCGCTGGCCCGCGTCCCCGCCCGGCTGCAGGTCATGGCCCTCTCGGCCGAGGAGGAGGCGAGTGCGTCCTGCGCTGCCCTGGCCGCGGCCGGAGGGGGAGGGGTCGCCCTGCTGGACCGCCCCTCCCGGGCGCCCGCGGCCGTGCGCGAGCTACTGGGCTGACGGGTGACGCCGCGGAGCAAAGCCGCGGTCACCACTCCGCGGTGCGCGCCCGCAGGCGTCTGCCCTGCCGCAGATCCCGGCCGGCCGCGCGCCACGTTCCGGACGGACGGCGATCAGGCGCCGCCCATCATCTCCATGAGGTCGATCACGTCGGAGGGGGCGGAGATGTCCTCTTCCTCGCCGAACCGGCTGAAGGTGACGGTGCCGGAGGAGTCGCCGTCGTTGGTGATCCGGACCGGGTAGGACGGCTCGTCGTTCGCGACGGACAGCGTGCTGCCGTCCTCCTGCTCGACGACGACGACCTCCTGGCCGTCGATCTCGTCCTCGGTGACCTCCTCCTGGACCTCGCTCTCCGGGTTGCGGAACTGCTCCACGAAACCGTCGAGCGAGAAGTCGTCGAACTCGGCCATGGCCTGCCCCGGGACGACCACCCACTTGTCCTCGAACGCGGCTGCCATCTCCTCCGGCATGCCGAAGGAGGCCCAGAAGTCCGGCGGGGCCTGCAGGTACACCGAACCGTCGACGCTCAGCAGCTGGAGCTCGACGCCGTCGGTGGTGATGGAGCCGGTGACGTCGTCGCCCTGCACGTGCAGGTCGACCTCCCCCTCCTCGCCGTCCGACGTCAGGGCGCCGGAGACGTGGAAGGAGCCCGCCTCCTCGAGGGCGTCCGCCGCCGCGTCGGCGACCTCGGGGCCGGTCCTGCCGTCGAGCGGACCGCTGCCGCAGGCGGTGAGCAGGAGCGCCGCGGCCGCGGCCACGGAGAGCTGGGGGATGCGCATGGAGTTCCTCCCGGAGGACTGGTTCCCGGAACCCGTACGTCCGGCCGGGGAGATCCTGCGGGTGCGCCGGCCCGAACGACCGGCAGCCGGCCCGCCCGGCGTGTCGGCGCGGTCAGGCCCCGCGGCGTGTCGCGGGCCGGACGGGCTCGCCGGCGCGGGCGGCGTCCAGCGGCACGGCCGAGCGCAGGACGGCGGCGCC encodes the following:
- a CDS encoding vWA domain-containing protein, with the translated sequence MVSDPAAVEQLLRSQVAHRASRDQLSRSNPDFDAISPQAGQLDAAAVAELAARDPDAAARVLAAAARAFDPALRSAARALAARLPVGRPRSGTADRPGTSRLVTRREPTGSDVDLDASLAARGAEPHWRAEHLHTRGWRSTGRAVVLLVDASGSVAGDQLATAILTASALAQAMRPGDELGVVAFWSSAVVLRPLSAAPRVDLVVDRLSDLRGGGTTDLELALRTAAVQLARSRAADRQVLLLSDGLPTESPDPVDAARALARVPARLQVMALSAEEEASASCAALAAAGGGGVALLDRPSRAPAAVRELLG
- a CDS encoding AAA family ATPase, coding for MTTTRSAAHLDVGGMVRLARERVVARIREAEVVAAALSAGRNVVLEGPPGTGKTTLLRSLADGAGVPLVLVEGNAELTPTRLVGHHDASRVLTEDYRPENFVPGPLTRAMAEGALLYVEEFNRVPEETMNVLLGVLSEREMHVPRFGRVTARPTFRLVAAMNPFDAVGTARVTPALYDRSCRVAMGYQDENAELAVVTSVTDGPPELVARAVRAVRITRDHPELRIGASVRGAIDTVLIAVELAAVRDAGSVEEDTGLDAALAAMTGKVTLGDGASRAVEGVITDIWRQAGEELGKA